In Leishmania donovani BPK282A1 complete genome, chromosome 35, the following are encoded in one genomic region:
- a CDS encoding 60S ribosomal protein L2, putative has protein sequence MGKTVLSCRKGNGSVYQVHGHKRLGPAKLRILDYAERHGYMRGVVKSIEHEAGRGAALARVEFRHPYKFRRVKELMVAPEGMFTGQSVFCGQKAPLA, from the coding sequence ATGGGTAAGACTGTGCTGAGCTGCCGTAAGGGCAACGGCTCCGTGTACCAGGTGCACGGCCACAAGCGCCTTGGCCCCGCCAAGCTGCGCATTCTGGACTACGCCGAGCGCCACGGCTACATGCGCGGTGTGGTGAAGTCGATCGAGCACGAGGCTggccgcggtgcggcgctggcgcgcgtggAGTTCCGCCACCCGTACAAGTTCCGCCGCGTGAAGGAGCTGATGGTGGCGCCGGAGGGCATGTTCACTGGCCAGTCGGTGTTCTGCGGCCAGAAGGCCCCGCTCGCG
- a CDS encoding 60S ribosomal protein L2, putative, with translation MGKTVLSCRKGNGSVYQVHGHKRLGPAKLRILDYAERHGYMRGVVKSIEHEAGRGAALARVEFRHPYKFRRVKELMVAPEGMFTGQSVFCGQKAPLAIGNVLPL, from the coding sequence ATGGGTAAGACTGTGCTGAGCTGCCGTAAGGGCAACGGCTCCGTGTACCAGGTGCACGGCCACAAGCGCCTTGGCCCCGCCAAGCTGCGCATTCTGGACTACGCCGAGCGCCACGGCTACATGCGCGGTGTGGTGAAGTCGATCGAGCACGAGGCTggccgcggtgcggcgctggcgcgcgtggAGTTCCGCCACCCGTACAAGTTCCGCCGCGTGAAGGAGCTGATGGTGGCGCCGGAGGGCATGTTCACTGGCCAGTCGGTGTTCTGCGGCCAGAAGGCCCCGCTCGCGATCGGCAACGTGCTGCCCCTG
- a CDS encoding mitochondrial processing peptidase, beta subunit, putative: MSVSFSTLVQRARPASNHATSAAFREVLSKIPPTNVSTLGNGVRVACEENPLSKLATVGVWMDAGSRYEPIAYAGTARVLEKCGFLGTTNQSREQIAKAVEELGGQLEVSVGREQTYLYMKVTKENTDRAIGLLADVVRNARMEDADIVKARAMVHQDQHLFEERPDDLVMDNLHRCAFDSTPYGVGTPLYGTEEGVKKVTAEQMRNYRASTLAGNRVVVVGSGGVDHTVLEKAAKSYFGDLPRAPEKAATVIPESRYVGGEYRLWNLRYKTVNVAWGFETCGAACEDNVPLALACEIPGSFHRSQHELGQHAMHRVLKTFSSLDHSTPTNTHFNEKSIETANPFLHSYKDVGLCGMYVVGRQAMGGPGDGGVIVEVLQYTIAEWCRIAQKMLHDNELAQAKVNMKAQLLFNMDGSANSAKDIGRQVLHYGRRVPLTEMYDRIDDTTASNVQEVLQHYFYGRKPVYSYLGYISSIPNYDWTQHWSYKYWY, translated from the coding sequence ATGTCGGTTAGCTTTTCCACcctggtgcagcgcgcccGTCCGGCGTCGAACCACGCGACTTCGGCTGCGTTCCGCGAAGTCCTCAGCAAGATCCCGCCCACCAATGTGTCGACGCTCGGCAACGGCGTGCGCGTTGCGTGCGAGGAGAACCCGCTTTCTAAGCTCGCGACCGTCGGCGTGTGGATGGACGCCGGGTCCCGCTACGAGCCGATTGCCTACGCCGGCACGGCCCGCGTGCTGGAGAAGTGCGGCTTCCTTGGCACGACGAACCAGTCACGCGAGCAGATCGCGAAGGCTGTCGAGGAGCTTGGCGGCCAGCTGGAGGTGAGCGTGGGCCGTGAGCAGACCTACCTGTACATGAAGGTCACCAAGGAGAACACTGACCGTGCTATCGGTCTGCTGGCTGACGTGGTGCGCAACGCTCGCATGGAGGATGCCGACATCGTGAAGGCACGCGCCATGGTGCACCAGGATCAGCACCTGTTCGAGGAGCGCCCCGACGATCTGGTCATGGACAACTTGCACCGCTGCGCTTTCGACAGCACCCCGTACGGTGTGGGTACTCCGCTCTACGGTACGGAGGAAGGCGTAAAGAAGGTGACGGCCGAGCAGATGCGCAACTACCGCGCCAGCACCCTCGCCGGCAaccgcgtcgtcgttgttggcagcggtggcgtcgaCCACACCGTCCTGGAGAAGGCCGCCAAGAGCTACTTTGGTGACCTCCCCAGGGCTCCTGAGAAGGCCGCCACCGTGATTCCAGAGTCCCGCTACGTCGGTGGTGAGTACCGCCTGTGGAACCTGCGCTACAAAACGGTGAACGTGGCCTGGGGCTTCGAgacctgcggcgccgcgtgtGAGGACAACGTCCCGCTCGCCCTCGCGTGCGAGATTCCGGGCTCCTTCCACCGTTCCCAGCACGAGCTCGGCCAGCACGCCATGCATCGCGTGCTGAAGACCTTCTCCTCGCTCGACCACTCCACCCCGACCAACACTCACTTCAACGAGAAGTCCATCGAGACCGCGAACCCATTCCTACACAGCTACAAGGACGTCGGCCTGTGCGGCATGTATGTGGTGGGCCGCCAGGCGATGGGTGGCCCGGGCGACGGTGGTGTGAttgtggaggtgctgcagtaCACGATCGCCGAGTGGTGCCGTATTGCGCAGAAGATGCTGCACGACAACGAGCTCGCGCAGGCGAAGGTGAACAtgaaggcgcagctgcttttCAACATGGACGGTAGCGCCAACTCCGCCAAGGATATTGGTCGCCAGGTGCTGCACTACGGTCGCCGCGTGCCGCTGACGGAGATGTACGACCGCATCGACGACACCACCGCTAGCAACGTCCAGGAGGTTCTCCAGCACTACTTCTACGGCCGCAAGCCCGTGTACAGCTATCTCGGCTACATCTCGTCCATTCCCAACTACGATTGGACGCAGCACTGGTCGTACAAGTACTGGTATTAG
- a CDS encoding threonyl-tRNA synthetase, putative produces MSGKKKAAEATVDLATLAEPGFWRQRVEIFEQLWQQQQNRYESMKAPIKVSLPDGKVMDAESWVTCPLDIAKRLSNSLPDKVIVARVNEALWDLTRPFEADCQLELLDWDDKDAREVFWHSSSHVLGYALERIFDTKLSVGPALEEGGFFYEGLTNRPVSESDYKAIESAMQELVKQKMPYQRLEVSKEDALRLFGYTEFKSKILASKVPDGGSCTVYRCGMLIDPCRGPHLPDTGRVKAFAVTKNSSSYFEGKAENEVLQRVYGISFPKNPMLTEWKTIQEEAAKRDHRVIGRQQNLFNFHEVSPGSAFWLPHGTRIYNTLVEFLRKKYRRCGFQEVISPNMYSSKLWMVSGHWEKYADNMFCTKCEKEDFGLKPMNCPGHCIMFASQPHSYKELPIRYADFGVLHRNELSGALTGLTRVRRFQQDDAHIFCRMDQITDEMEGQMQFLSDVYGVLGFKFYFYHSTRPANKLGSDALWDQSESYLRTALNRFCGIPEELPDPLHPDQRFHYDGKPDSVKKMKALMKKAERCEDPNAWKGPTNGGDGWIENAGDGAFYGPKIDIVVEDALRRRHQCATIQLDFNLPSRFGLKYTLPAAEKDETTVSPTEKQKHADPALTASSPAVEDCVSKPKPGTYEAAVRDLGIDLELDANQARPVMIHRAILGSLERSIAILCEHFGGDWPFWLSPRQVMVVPVSASNYEYSQQVRDTMHDAGFHADVDNGAATLDKKIRNAEKARYNFILVVGQKEQDATAVNIRARGEKRLGNKSLVEAVQWLKELADTHNREY; encoded by the coding sequence ATGTCTGgcaagaagaaggcggcggaggcaacCGTGGACCTGGCCACCCTGGCGGAGCCAGGCTTCTGGAGGCAACGCGTCGAAATCTTCGAGCAGCtatggcagcagcagcagaaccgCTATGAGTCGATGAAGGCCCCGATCAAGGTGAGCCTCCCGGATGGAAAGGTGATGGACGCCGAGAGCTGGGTTACGTGCCCGCTGGACATCGCAAAGCGCCTGTCCAACTCGCTGCCAGACAAGGTCATTGTGGCCCGCGTGAACGAGGCGCTGTGGGACCTGACGCGGCCGTTCGAGGCTGACTGTCAactggagctgctggactGGGACGACAAGGATGCGCGTGAGGTGTTCTGGCACAGCTCCTCGCACGTGCTCGGCTACGCGCTCGAGCGCATCTTCGACACGAAGCTCTCCGTCGGcccggcgctggaggagggcggtTTCTTTTACGAGGGTCTCACCAATCGCCCGGTGTCGGAGTCCGACTACAAGGCGATCGAGTCGGCCATGCAGGAGCTGGTGAAGCAGAAGATGCCATACCAGCGTCTCGAAGTGTCGAAGGAGGACGCCCTGAGACTCTTCGGCTACACGGAGTTCAAGAGCAAGATCCTGGCAAGCAAGGTGCCGGACGGAGGCTCGTGCACCGTGTACCGGTGCGGTATGCTGATTGACCCGTGCCGTGGTCCCCACCTCCCGGACACGGGCCGCGTCAAGGCCTTTGCTGTGACCAAGAACTCCTCCTCTTACTTTGAGGGCAAGGCCGAgaacgaggtgctgcagcgcgtgtaCGGCATTTCGTTTCCGAAGAACCCCATGCTGACGGAGTGGAAGACGATCCAGGAGGAGGCCGCGAAGCGCGACCACCGCGTAATTGGCCGCCAGCAGAACCTCTTCAACTTCCACGAGGTCTCACCTGGCAGCGCCTTCTGGCTGCCGCACGGCACCCGGATCTACAACACTCTCGTAGAATTCCTGCGCAAGAAGtatcgccgctgcggctttCAGGAGGTCATCTCGCCGAACATGTACTCCTCCAAACTTTGGATGGTGTCGGGCCACTGGGAGAAGTACGCCGATAACATGTTCTGCACCAAGTGCGAGAAGGAGGACTTTGGTCTGAAGCCGATGAACTGCCCGGGCCACTGCATCATGTTcgcgtcgcagccgcactcGTACAAGGAGCTGCCGATTCGCTACGCCGACTTTGGCGTGCTGCACCGGAACGAGCTGAGCGGTGCCTTGACGGGGCTGACCcgcgtgcgccgcttccAGCAGGACGATGCACACATCTTCTGCCGCATGGACCAGATCACAGATGAGATGGAGGGCCAGATGCAGTTCCTCAGCGACGTTTACGGCGTGCTGGGCTTCAAGTTCTACTTTTACCACTCCACCCGCCCCGCGAACAAGCTCGGCTCTGACGCGCTCTGGGACCAGTCCGAATCGTATCTGCGCACCGCGCTCAACCGGTTCTGCGGCATTCCGGAGGAGCTGCCCGATCCGTTGCACCCGGACCAGCGCTTTCACTACGACGGCAAGCCGGACTCGGTCAAGAAGATGAAGGCGCTCatgaagaaggcggagcgCTGCGAGGACCCGAACGCGTGGAAGGGCCCGAccaacggcggcgatggctgGATCGAGAACGCTGGGGACGGCGCCTTCTACGGCCCCAAGATCGACATCGTCGTcgaggacgcgctgcgccgccgccaccagtgCGCCACGATCCAGTTGGACTTCAACCTGCCGAGCCGCTTCGGCCTCAAGTACACCCTTCCCGCCGCAGAGAAGGACGAGACGACGGTGAGCCCAACGGAGAAGCAGAAGCATGCCGACCCTGCCCTgaccgcgtcgtcgccggccgTGGAGGATTGCGTGAGCAAACCGAAGCCCGGCACGTACGAGGCTGCTGTGCGTGACCTTGGCATCGACCTCGAGCTGGACGCCAACCAGGCCCGCCCCGTCATGATCCACCGCGCCATTCTCGGTTCCTTGGAGCGCTCGATCGCCATTCTGTGCGAGCACTTTGGCGGCGACTGGCCCTTCTGGCTGAGCCCCCGCCAAGTGATGGTGGTGCCTGTTTCGGCCTCCAACTACGAGTATTCACAGCAGGTGCGCGACACGATGCACGATGCCGGCTTCCACGCGGACGTCGACAACGGTGCCGCCACGCTGGACAAGAAGATCCGCAATGCGGAAAAGGCGCGCTACAACTTTATCCTTGTCGTGGGCCAGAAGGAGCAGGACGCGACCGCCGTCAACATCCGCGCGCGCGGGGAGAAGAGACTGGGCAACAAGTCActcgtggaggcggtgcagtgGCTCAAGGAGCTGGCGGACACACATAACCGGGAGTACTAG
- a CDS encoding peroxisome targeting signal 1 receptor, putative has translation MDCNTGMQLGQQFSKDATMMHGGVPMSGAMSEQDALMVGAQVAGANPMMAAQWAQNFQQQQAMQAMRQQHEMEQAFQNSQQQQAAAAQSRQMLGMAGPQQQQFMAQQQQASMMNAAMMSQGMMAANMGLGMMMPRTQYQPLPNLSALQPKQQQPLANLAPAAQDSAWADQLSQQQWSTDYSQVQTFSAPGMEDKTVEERIKDSEFYKFMDQVKNKEVLIDEEKGELVQGPGPEVGVPEDAEYLRHWAEMEGLHMPESVFQSPPPASAMTSPENGDPDAYVKEMDMAANDVEDWAQEYAEMQERLQKVTNSTDYPFEPNNPYMFHDFPFDEGMEMLQLGNLAEAALAFEAVCHKDSSNEKAWQILGTTQAENEKDGLAIIALNNARKLNPRNLEVHAALSVSHTNERNADAAMDSLKAWLVNHPEYEQLASVSIPPNAELDVQETFFFADPSRMREARTLYEAAIEMNPSDSQLFTNLGVLHNVAHEFDEAAECFRKAVALHPDDPKMWNKLGATLANGGHPDQALEAYNRALDINPGYVRAMYNMAVAYSNMSQYNMAARQIVKAIASQQGGTKPSGEGSIMATRNMWDLLRMTLNLMDRDDLVQLTYNEQLEPFVKEFGLEGHV, from the coding sequence ATGGACTGCAACACTGGGATGCAGCTGGGGCAGCAGTTCTCTAAGGACGCCACGATGATGCATGGTGGCGTGCCCATGAGCGGCGCCATGTCGGAGCAGGATGCCCTGATGGTGggcgcgcaggtggcggGCGCTAACCCCATGATGGCGGCTCAGTGGGCACAGAATTTTCAGCAGCAACAGGCGATGCAAGCGatgcgacagcagcacgagaTGGAGCAGGCATTTCAGaactcgcagcagcagcaagccgctgctgcgcagagtAGACAGATGCTTGGCATGGCTGggccgcagcaacagcaattcatggcgcagcagcagcaagcatCGATGATGAATGCCGCTATGATGAGCCAGGGGATGATGGCGGCTAACATGGGCTTAGGTATGAtgatgccacgcacgcagTATCAGCCGTTGCCCAACCTGTCCGCGCTGCAGcccaagcagcagcagccgcttgCCAACCtagcaccagcggcgcaggaCTCGGCGTGGGCGGACCAGCTCAGCCAGCAACAATGGAGCACCGACTACTCGCAGGTGCAGACCTTCAGTGCACCAGGGATGGAGGACAAGACGGTGGAGGAGCGGATAAAGGATAGCGAATTCTACAAGTTCATGGACCAGGTCAAGAATAAGGAGGTACTGATTGAcgaggagaagggcgagcTGGTGCAGGGCCCCGGCCCCGAGGTCGGGGTGCCAGAGGATGCGGAGTACCTTCGTCACTGGGCCGAGATGGAGGGGCTACACATGCCAGAGAGCGTCTTTCAGTCGCCTCCACCGGCGAGCGCGATGACGTCTCCGGAGAACGGGGACCCGGACGCGTACGTCAAGGAGATGGATATGGCCGCGAACGACGTCGAGGACTGGGCGCAGGAGTATGCGGAGATGCAGGAACGCCTGCAGAAGGTGACGAACAGCACCGACTACCCCTTCGAGCCTAACAACCCGTACATGTTCCACGACTTTCCGTTCGATGAGGGGATGGAGATGCTCCAGCTTGGCAACCTTGCCGAGGCCGCTCTTGCTTTTGAGGCGGTTTGCCATAAGGACAGCAGTAATGAGAAGGCATGGCAGATTCTTGGAACAACGCAGGCGGAGAACGAGAAGGACGGGCTGGCCATCATTGCGCTCAACAACGCCCGCAAACTGAACCCCCGCAACCTCGAGGTTCACGCCGCGCTGAGCGTGTCGCACACGAACGAGCgcaacgccgacgccgccatgGACTCGCTGAAGGCGTGGCTCGTAAATCATCCCGAGTATGAGCAGCTCGCCTCCGTGTCTATCCCGCCTAACGCGGAGCTCGACGTGCAGGAAACGTTCTTCTTTGCCGATCCGTCCCGCATGCGGGAGGCCCGTACCCTCTATGAAGCCGCCATCGAGATGAACCCGAGCGACTCGCAGCTTTTCACGAATCTCGGCGTGCTGCACAATGTGGCACATGAGTTCGACGAGGCTGCCGAGTGCTTCCGCAAGGCGGTCGCGCTGCACCCCGATGACCCCAAGATGTGGAACAAGCTCGGCGCCACCCTGGCAAACGGCGGCCACCCTGACCAGGCACTGGAGGCGTACAATCGCGCTCTGGACATCAACCCAGGCTATGTACGGGCCATGTACAACATGGCAGTGGCGTACAGCAACATGTCGCAGTACAACATGGCCGCCCGCCAAATTGTCAAGGCGATCGCGTCGCAGCAGGGCGGCACGAAGCCCAGCGGCGAGGGTTCCATCATGGCGACACGCAACATGTGGGACCTTCTGCGTATGACGCTGAACCTCATGGACCGCGATGACTTGGTGCAGCTGACATACAACGAGCAATTGGAGCCGTTTGTGAAGGAGTTCGGACTTGAGGGCCACGTCTAA